In Halanaeroarchaeum sp. HSR-CO, one DNA window encodes the following:
- a CDS encoding type I restriction enzyme HsdR N-terminal domain-containing protein, whose protein sequence is MYDNVSEYVDSTEEILRAANSGGQRGLTEQATCESIITRFISTLGWDEVDKQRPFKVQMGSQTKEVDYALFLGDEDEPQAFVEAKPEKRQLRGEHLEQLRSYMRQEWVEWGLLTNGRQYQLVRLTPQTDGAPNLQVLIDVGLEGISESYLPDIMSKGSMESGEANQLGDDLQSRMGVIDVLKDEPTLIGEAINSVDLDNEASEVGEMLIKTLNQRLVVEAKATHTSGRPQNTFFSKKRQALNGAEDTRVVWMSSRPNGIEFLRENSAWGFVKHPRRDPVMLALYVSSPVQEVKYVGEIEDVVPVREFSGIDDTLRQQNDGKYVITLSEVVELEDAIPFGEGEATVRGMTYTTLGKFKEATTIDDL, encoded by the coding sequence ATGTACGATAACGTCTCCGAATACGTTGACTCAACTGAGGAGATTTTACGTGCCGCTAATTCAGGGGGGCAACGAGGATTAACCGAACAAGCGACGTGTGAGAGTATCATAACCAGGTTCATCTCGACGCTTGGATGGGACGAAGTAGACAAACAACGTCCATTTAAGGTCCAGATGGGAAGCCAGACGAAGGAAGTCGATTACGCTCTCTTTCTTGGAGATGAAGATGAACCCCAAGCGTTCGTTGAAGCCAAACCCGAAAAACGCCAACTTCGGGGTGAGCATCTCGAACAGTTACGGAGCTACATGCGACAAGAATGGGTGGAATGGGGTTTGCTGACGAATGGACGCCAGTATCAACTTGTTCGGCTCACACCACAAACGGATGGTGCGCCAAATTTACAGGTGCTGATTGATGTCGGGCTTGAGGGTATCTCTGAATCTTATCTACCGGACATTATGAGCAAGGGGTCAATGGAATCTGGCGAAGCCAACCAACTCGGTGATGACCTCCAGAGTCGTATGGGTGTGATTGACGTACTAAAGGATGAACCAACTTTGATTGGCGAAGCGATAAACAGTGTAGACCTTGATAACGAAGCATCTGAGGTTGGGGAGATGCTCATTAAGACGTTAAATCAACGGCTCGTGGTTGAAGCGAAGGCGACTCATACTAGCGGGCGTCCACAAAATACGTTTTTCTCCAAAAAACGGCAGGCTCTCAATGGCGCAGAGGACACACGAGTCGTATGGATGTCTTCTCGTCCGAATGGCATCGAATTTCTCAGAGAAAATTCCGCTTGGGGATTCGTTAAACATCCACGTCGCGACCCAGTAATGCTTGCTCTCTACGTGAGTTCTCCCGTCCAAGAAGTAAAATATGTCGGTGAAATTGAAGACGTAGTTCCGGTGAGAGAGTTTTCCGGCATCGACGACACGTTGAGGCAACAAAATGATGGGAAGTACGTCATCACTCTTTCCGAAGTAGTTGAATTGGAGGATGCAATACCGTTCGGTGAGGGAGAGGCAACTGTTCGTGGTATGACTTACACCACACTAGGCAAATTCAAAGAGGCAACTACGATTGATGACCTCTGA
- a CDS encoding DUF6884 domain-containing protein — MTEIGLVSCTKRKQDRATKPADLYTASAFFRKAREYAEANHESWYILSARHHLLDPNGPRIEPYDDTLSGASVDKKRNWAQTVYDQLQENNLLADGNRLVFHAGRDYYDELLPLLVDAQVNVETPTDGLRFGETLAWYNERI; from the coding sequence ATGACTGAAATTGGATTGGTGAGTTGCACGAAGAGGAAGCAAGACAGGGCCACGAAGCCAGCAGACCTCTACACTGCATCGGCGTTTTTCAGGAAGGCCCGAGAATATGCCGAAGCGAATCACGAATCTTGGTACATTCTCTCTGCTAGACACCATCTCCTGGACCCTAACGGCCCACGCATTGAACCGTATGACGATACTCTGAGTGGAGCATCAGTAGACAAAAAGCGAAACTGGGCACAGACCGTATATGACCAGCTACAAGAGAATAACTTGCTTGCCGATGGGAATCGGTTAGTGTTCCACGCCGGTCGGGACTATTACGATGAGCTGCTACCGCTCTTAGTGGATGCCCAAGTAAATGTCGAGACGCCGACAGACGGCCTGCGCTTTGGGGAAACACTCGCTTGGTATAACGAACGGATTTAG
- a CDS encoding DEAD/DEAH box helicase, producing the protein MAEKSVMDRLKRAFGPDDKGVIYYRFPVRDKAGKRFDKEPDFTILHPDFGLVVVECKGYKIDHIDSIEGQQWQLKNINQKHAAPYSQAREQAFFLNRYFMGEERLRDDRGNTKVPLNFFIALPNISSDEWENRGFDGLPSVRAILSDEMGQQSLREIFFDTPGKSLSPTEYQAARAALSGGEVISGKRLPTSNGETKGELYEEVEYGLNRLDRRQEEVGLQIPNGEQQIRGIAGSGKTILLGMKAAAMHAAHPEWKIAITFNTRSLYDNIRSTVERFTQHFTDQDPDWERLDVLHAWGGKSEHGLYYKIAQSAGISPNTVNDARSKFGFGSPAYLLNKSCEELLNIGGIQEEYDAILIDEAQDLRPSFFNMCHAALKPVGNGQEPDRKRLIWAYDEAQNLSSLSAPTPKEIFGTDDDGDPVVDLRGSYGGGILKSQIMRKAYRSPREILMTAHVLGMGLKSPSGAVQAITRKENWSDIGYNLVSGDFRETGTPIKITRPLENSPHPLAESSKAQPFMKFKSFDEKSEEISHVTEAVYNDINDQGLNPEQILIICLGSPTKAKKIGQKVEKSLSKESIPSNPAWAGNASVFKKEGEVTISRINRAKGNEAAMVYVVGLEEVVNSEWYDSDITPRNEAFVAITRTRAWCEVTGTGNSPIFTEIRQIIDSVSEEEPIVEFPAPPRDVQGPYDDDTMATTIQQFTTEQDSEGKEISCPVDECGFNGTVPTVVLHVNGTSDLNHQWPQLGYEGAAEFRREHGDL; encoded by the coding sequence ATGGCAGAAAAATCGGTGATGGATAGACTCAAAAGAGCATTCGGCCCTGATGATAAGGGCGTAATCTATTATCGGTTCCCTGTCCGAGATAAAGCCGGAAAACGGTTCGACAAGGAACCTGATTTCACCATTTTACATCCGGATTTTGGTTTGGTTGTAGTCGAGTGTAAGGGCTATAAAATAGACCACATAGATTCAATTGAAGGTCAGCAATGGCAACTAAAGAACATTAATCAGAAACACGCTGCTCCGTATTCACAGGCACGAGAACAGGCATTTTTCCTCAATCGCTATTTCATGGGTGAAGAGCGACTTAGAGATGACCGTGGAAATACGAAGGTGCCACTAAATTTCTTCATAGCACTTCCAAATATTTCATCTGATGAATGGGAAAACAGAGGATTTGACGGACTCCCCTCGGTACGCGCGATTTTATCTGACGAGATGGGGCAACAATCATTGAGGGAGATATTTTTCGATACTCCCGGAAAGAGTCTATCACCCACAGAATACCAAGCGGCGAGAGCTGCTCTCAGTGGTGGGGAAGTAATTAGCGGGAAAAGGTTACCAACGAGCAATGGCGAAACAAAAGGAGAACTATACGAGGAAGTCGAATACGGGCTCAATCGTCTAGACCGTCGCCAAGAAGAAGTTGGTCTGCAAATACCAAATGGTGAGCAACAAATTCGGGGAATTGCAGGCTCTGGAAAAACGATTCTCTTAGGGATGAAAGCTGCTGCAATGCATGCCGCCCACCCGGAATGGAAAATTGCCATTACTTTTAACACAAGAAGTTTGTATGATAATATTCGCTCTACAGTCGAGCGATTCACTCAGCACTTCACAGACCAAGACCCAGATTGGGAACGGTTAGATGTCCTTCATGCATGGGGAGGAAAGTCAGAGCATGGCCTGTACTACAAAATCGCTCAGTCGGCAGGAATATCTCCAAACACTGTAAATGATGCCAGGAGTAAGTTCGGTTTTGGAAGCCCAGCATATCTTTTGAATAAATCTTGCGAGGAGCTTCTCAACATAGGGGGTATCCAAGAGGAATATGATGCAATACTCATTGATGAAGCCCAAGACCTTCGGCCTTCATTCTTTAACATGTGTCATGCTGCTTTGAAACCAGTGGGAAATGGCCAAGAACCTGACCGAAAGCGGCTGATTTGGGCATACGATGAAGCTCAAAATTTGAGTAGTTTGTCTGCACCGACTCCCAAGGAAATTTTCGGAACTGATGATGATGGAGACCCAGTAGTTGACCTGAGGGGGTCGTACGGTGGGGGAATATTGAAAAGCCAAATCATGAGGAAAGCCTATCGCTCACCACGAGAGATATTGATGACTGCCCATGTTCTTGGAATGGGCCTTAAATCTCCAAGTGGTGCGGTTCAGGCGATTACTAGAAAGGAAAACTGGTCAGATATCGGGTACAATCTAGTCAGCGGTGACTTCCGAGAGACTGGAACTCCAATTAAAATCACTAGGCCTTTGGAGAATTCACCGCATCCGTTAGCAGAGTCGAGCAAAGCTCAGCCCTTCATGAAATTCAAAAGTTTTGATGAAAAGTCTGAAGAAATTTCACATGTTACCGAAGCAGTCTACAATGATATTAATGACCAAGGGCTTAATCCGGAGCAAATTTTAATCATCTGCCTTGGCTCTCCGACGAAGGCTAAAAAAATAGGCCAGAAGGTAGAAAAATCGTTGTCCAAAGAATCCATCCCCAGTAACCCTGCATGGGCGGGTAATGCTAGCGTTTTCAAAAAGGAAGGCGAGGTGACAATATCTCGAATAAACCGTGCCAAAGGGAATGAGGCAGCAATGGTTTATGTTGTGGGCCTGGAAGAAGTGGTGAATTCCGAGTGGTATGATAGCGATATTACTCCGCGAAATGAAGCATTCGTAGCCATTACTAGAACCAGAGCCTGGTGTGAGGTAACTGGAACAGGAAATTCCCCAATATTTACTGAGATTAGGCAAATTATCGATTCAGTCAGCGAGGAAGAGCCTATTGTGGAGTTCCCCGCACCACCGAGAGATGTACAAGGTCCCTACGATGACGACACAATGGCAACTACAATTCAACAATTCACTACAGAACAGGATTCAGAGGGCAAGGAAATATCCTGCCCAGTAGATGAATGTGGGTTCAATGGAACCGTACCAACAGTCGTCCTCCATGTTAATGGAACAAGCGATTTAAATCATCAATGGCCTCAGCTGGGTTACGAAGGAGCTGCTGAATTCCGAAGAGAGCATGGGGACTTATAG
- a CDS encoding helix-turn-helix domain-containing protein: protein MEENNSDSKQSFPKAHSDVWTTVLVALAKRDEQLELDDISVVTGISQSKVREVVEAMEKNEWVQWNEEHQEAIEPGQKMDENII from the coding sequence ATGGAAGAAAATAATTCCGACAGTAAGCAATCGTTCCCGAAAGCACATTCAGATGTCTGGACTACTGTTCTCGTAGCCCTAGCAAAACGAGATGAACAATTGGAGTTAGACGATATTTCTGTAGTAACTGGGATTTCCCAATCAAAGGTCCGGGAGGTCGTTGAAGCTATGGAAAAGAATGAATGGGTTCAGTGGAATGAGGAACATCAGGAGGCTATTGAGCCTGGACAGAAGATGGATGAGAATATTATCTAG
- a CDS encoding M48 family metallopeptidase, producing the protein MAKTQPRKIDLLGNPIEYEVRHSYDATEARIDVDIHGVTVVVPESEDVRPMRLLKENAAWVVDQQRKYDTYREQVPDRTFEAGACFPFLGQDRELVIESRRKHEVDEDSIRLRKSAVEQSTVKQALENFYRSRARDYLTDRTDHYAERMGVEYEKLELRNQRTRWGSCSTSGTISLNWRLIMAPPEVVDYLVVHELAHLTEQHHGREFWQLVGEHIPDYKEKAEWLEKHSSRLIFTESDL; encoded by the coding sequence ATGGCTAAAACACAACCTCGGAAAATCGACCTGTTGGGGAACCCAATCGAGTACGAGGTACGCCACAGCTACGACGCCACCGAAGCCCGAATTGACGTAGATATTCACGGCGTGACGGTTGTCGTTCCTGAGTCCGAGGATGTTCGTCCGATGAGGTTGCTGAAAGAAAACGCGGCGTGGGTAGTAGACCAGCAACGAAAGTACGACACTTACCGCGAGCAAGTCCCCGACCGAACTTTCGAGGCGGGTGCGTGCTTCCCGTTCCTCGGGCAAGACCGAGAACTCGTCATAGAATCCCGCCGAAAGCACGAGGTAGACGAGGATTCGATTCGGCTCCGGAAGAGCGCCGTTGAGCAATCGACGGTCAAGCAAGCTCTCGAAAATTTCTACCGAAGCCGGGCGCGAGACTATCTTACCGACCGCACCGACCACTACGCCGAGCGTATGGGTGTCGAGTACGAGAAACTCGAACTCCGAAACCAGCGTACACGGTGGGGAAGTTGCTCAACCAGTGGAACGATTAGCCTGAACTGGCGGCTCATTATGGCCCCGCCCGAGGTTGTTGACTATCTCGTTGTTCACGAACTCGCCCACCTGACCGAACAGCACCACGGTCGAGAGTTCTGGCAGTTAGTCGGGGAACACATTCCTGACTACAAGGAGAAGGCAGAGTGGCTTGAGAAACATAGCTCTCGACTTATTTTCACAGAATCTGACCTATGA